TCTTCACTTTCTTTGCACGCTTTCTCTGATCGGCAGCCTTCTGGCACAAGATGCCAAACCGACCGTCCTCATCACCGGTGCCAACCGGGGGCTGGGTCTCGAGTTTGCCAAGCAGTTTGCGGCAAAAGGCTACCACGTCATCGGCACGGCCCGCTCACCGGAGAAAGCGACCGAACTGAAAGCCACCGGCTCCGAGGTGGTGAAGCTGGACGTCACCAGCGAACAAGACATCGCCGACCTGGCCGAATCGTTGCAGGGCAGGCGTCTCGATATCCTGCTGAACAACGCCGGCTACTTTGGACCCACTTTGTCGGTGGGCAAGGGGAAGGCAAACATCCACAACCTCACCAGAGAGGAAATGCTGAATTGCTTCAAAGTGAACACCATGGGCCCCATTTTCATCACCCAGGCTTTACTGCCGAACCTCAAACGATCGAAGTCCCCGAAGATCATCAACATATCCACCCGATCCAGCCAGCTCAGCGTGCGCCCCGGTAAAGCCTGGGGGTATAGCGTGAGTAAAACCGGCGTTAATATGGTCACTTGGAACCTCCACGGCGAGCTCACCAAAAAAGGCTTCGTCGTCATCTCCCTGGCCCCCGGCCACAACAAAACCGACATGGGCACCCAGCGTGCGAAATTAACTCCCCAAGAGAGCATCGGCAAAATGATCCCCCTGATCGAAAATCTCACCAAGAAGGACTCCGGAAAATTCTGGTATTACGACGGCTCCATCCTTCCC
This Oceaniferula flava DNA region includes the following protein-coding sequences:
- a CDS encoding SDR family oxidoreductase, which gives rise to MKTFALHFLCTLSLIGSLLAQDAKPTVLITGANRGLGLEFAKQFAAKGYHVIGTARSPEKATELKATGSEVVKLDVTSEQDIADLAESLQGRRLDILLNNAGYFGPTLSVGKGKANIHNLTREEMLNCFKVNTMGPIFITQALLPNLKRSKSPKIINISTRSSQLSVRPGKAWGYSVSKTGVNMVTWNLHGELTKKGFVVISLAPGHNKTDMGTQRAKLTPQESIGKMIPLIENLTKKDSGKFWYYDGSILPW